A single window of bacterium DNA harbors:
- a CDS encoding CDP-alcohol phosphatidyltransferase family protein: MAKHANKGNSKGGGKQKSQSVKAQPGKAQPGKAQPGKAHSGKTQQQPADRIWTPSNMLSFLRILLVIPFAILLEDAYANQLLLGAICLLAYATDLLDGWIARTFEGESKLGRIIDPLADKIYITVAVIMMVVLEMLPVWFVLVVVLRDLIIFAGGMHLKSRTGILVQSNWLGKATVVAIGFTLLATIFHDGGRNMPQQVLMIISLALIVVSLYKYGERYLDLMRKHG; the protein is encoded by the coding sequence ATGGCAAAGCACGCGAACAAAGGAAACAGCAAAGGCGGAGGAAAGCAGAAGTCGCAGTCCGTCAAGGCGCAGCCTGGAAAGGCACAGCCTGGAAAGGCGCAGCCTGGGAAGGCACACTCCGGCAAGACGCAGCAGCAGCCGGCGGACCGCATCTGGACGCCATCGAACATGCTGAGTTTCCTGCGCATTCTTCTCGTTATCCCCTTCGCCATCCTGCTCGAGGATGCGTATGCGAATCAGCTCTTGCTGGGCGCGATCTGTCTGCTGGCGTATGCGACGGATCTGCTCGACGGATGGATTGCGCGCACGTTTGAAGGCGAGTCGAAGCTCGGACGCATCATCGATCCGCTGGCGGACAAGATTTACATCACCGTGGCCGTGATCATGATGGTGGTGTTGGAAATGCTGCCTGTGTGGTTCGTGCTGGTGGTCGTGCTGCGCGATCTCATCATTTTCGCCGGCGGCATGCATCTGAAATCCCGCACCGGCATTCTCGTGCAGAGCAATTGGCTGGGCAAGGCCACGGTGGTCGCCATCGGCTTCACGTTGCTGGCCACAATTTTTCATGACGGGGGACGCAACATGCCGCAGCAGGTGCTGATGATTATCAGCCTCGCGCTCATCGTGGTGTCCCTTTACAAGTACGGCGAGCGCTACCTGGATCTCATGCGCAAGCATGGATAG